Genomic segment of Arachis hypogaea cultivar Tifrunner chromosome 11, arahy.Tifrunner.gnm2.J5K5, whole genome shotgun sequence:
TCCAACTAGATAACAAATAATGATAAATATGAGACATAAATTACCTTGACTCAAACTCCTCTCCACAGGTCTCGCAAGTATTGCCATGATTCTTTGACGCACCCTTACAGAAGAAACACAATCAGAAATCAGAACTTGGAGTCATGGAGTACAAAATAATCTAAATTGTAACTTGTATAGCTGTACAATATCATGGACTCAAATATGAAACTTTGACAGAACCAGAGACGGATTTACTTACAAGGATATGGGGGCAATTGCCcccattaaatttttataaacaaataataagtatatacataaatataaaatgccccctttaaaataataagtttgcccccatatttaatttttttaaatatgtgtgAAAAATCTAGATTATTAAATAAcaacacaataataaaaattatcgaATCATATAAATTTAatctatttatattagaaaaataaatatgcttgattaaaaaataataataatttaattagttaattatccaaaatcaaatttagtttttcaaataaaaatgagACGGTTAGTATTTAatagttttttaatttaattgagataatatatattatatatggtttatttatttttactatttatttaatttagttttggtattagatataataattattttcatcaaaaaaatttttaccaTGAATATTATAGAGTGTCAACTGTgcaattaaatagtaaaaaatatttgaataattacTTGATAGAAAAAAAgacattatttatatttatatataaaaaaatataattatttgagttaaatttttattttttcgtaattatttttgtgtttctttttttaatcttatacattttttatagattttttaattattgagctataatttttgtattatataaaaaataatcattaaaaTGTGAGTTGATGGATATAGAGgatatttgacaaaaaaatacttttaaattaatatactttttatgtgttaattaaagatttaattattctgttggtcctatatataattttgcaaaattttcaattagattcttatactttttttccttttaattgggtccctgcaccaatttgttttttcaattaggtccctattaACAGTAATTAGCTTAATCTTATAGGaatccaattaaaagaaaaaaaattggtgaagggacccaaataaaaagaaaaaaaagtatagggacccaattaaaaaaaatttagtgcaaggactcaattaaaaggaaaaaaagtataggaatctaattaaaaatttcgtgaaactataggaaccaatagaataattaaaccttaattaaattatttaaagtttgactaatatattttaaatttttcaatatctaaatatatttatgttaaatttttattatttttatatattatttttgcccCCACTGCTAAAATTTTCTGGACAGAACCACACAAATGGAAATCAAACACGTTATGACTGCTACCCCTTTTCTTATATCATCCTAGCTACTACATTTAGGAAAAGCAAAAATTATCCAAGGCGAATTGCGGGTCTCAAGTTAGCAAGCTACCTAAGCAAAAGACAGCATATAAACATCTCGCCAGTCGCCACAAATGATCAGATAATGGAAACAAGCTTAGTCACAAGTTCTTACCTTGGCTTTTCTTCCTTTTGATGAAGTTTTAGCTTTGGATTTTGTGTCCTTTGCATCTCCTCTCTTATCAGCTGGTTTATTTGAAGTCTTATCTCTACCATCATGCCCGTTCTCTTTACCATTAATCACATTCTCCACGTTAAATTGGAAGGAAGACTCCTCTGCATGAGAATTGCCATTCCCATCATCGTTGTTGTTATTATGCTCTTCATCGCCATTGACGGCTGCTGTGCGGGATTCTTCTGGATTTTTCCTACCCTTTTCTTTCTTGGATCCGCGTTTCTTTCTTGCGCCCTTCCGGTTTTTGTATTCCATAGGGCCAACCCCATCATCCTCATTCTCAATTTGAGTTGGAGGCACTGGGGCATTGGGCTTGCGTGTTGAAGCATGTGGCTTTCTGCTCTTGTGACCTGCAATCATTGCTTCAAGAGCACcaatttcatcatcatcatcatcaccatctacAGACACACTAACCACATTGCCTTCCTTTTCATGTGAAGCATCATAAAATTCTTCctcgtcatcatcatcaggctCGACTCCATTTCTAGTGCTCTCCTCTGCAACATTAAGACTATCTCTAATCCTCTCCTCCAAATCCTCAACCACGTGATCAGCATCCTCCTCACTCTCCAACccttccttctcttctcttccttcCACCTCAATCTCACTCTCCAAATCGTCCATAGCAAcctcctcatcctcatcctcaaTCGAATCCCTAAACTCAGCAACCTTCTCCTTATGCTTCTTGGACTGCTCATGGTTCTTCCACTGCTTCTCACTCTTGAACTTCTTCCCACACAACACACAATAAAACTCCTTCTCACCACCCTTCTTCCCCCCCTCCTCTGCCTCCTCAAACCACAAATCATCCTCCCCGTCCTCGCCCTCATCCACCTTCGCCCACTCTGGCTCCTCGTATGCCATtgccctctccctcctctccttttccaaccttttcttcttctccttctgctCCTCCTTCCGCTTCaactcctccttctccttcttcatcttcatatCAATCACCCTCTTATCCCTCTTCTTCACAAACTCAGCCAATCTCCTCACAGTATCATTGTACTCCCTCCTCGCCTTCTTCCTTACCTTGTTATTTTCTTCCTCCATAAGCCGCCGCGACCGCCGGTTCGGACCGGCCGAAACATCATACTCATCAACCCAGCAAAAATCCATAACAGTCGAAAACCCTAACCAATAACCATAAAACGCAGTAACCTGCTCGTAAGGGCTATCTAAATTACCCATAACAGGAGCTTGTCTAATGGAATCAACACCTAACCCTAAATTCTTTACGAAATTGATCTCATTAGCGTGAATCTTATCGAAAACATCAGAATACACCTTGTAGAAGCCTCTACCGGAATCGGAGTAGCCGGAGAAGACGGTATTGGAGAAAAACGAGAAGAGGTCGGGGACGGAGGAGTTGCGGAGGGTGTCGGGATCGGAGAAGAGGATCTGAGAGCGGTGAGAGTCGTACCAGGAGCGTTCTTTGGGATCAGAGAGGACCTCGTAGGCGTGCTGAAGCTCCTGAAACTGCGCAGTGGCTTCCGATTGGGAGATACCTGATTGGACCAGCTTGTCGGGGTGGCGCTGCAGGGCTAGGCGGCGGTAGGCGGAGCGGATCTCCTCCGGAGTGCAGTCACGGGGGAGGCCGAGAACCTCATAGTGGCATCGCTTCGCTGACGCCGATGACGACGCCATTGACGGTGGTGGCTATGGCGTCgaattagggttttttttttttttttttttcagtgtaGCTGTTACCCTCTATTTATGAAACAGAGCAAGAAGACGAAGGCAATTTAAACTTCacctttttatataaataattaaaaaaaaaaaaagtaaaacactCAATAGTCAATAGTCAATAGTCAATACTCAATACatactaattaaattattttttgaatttaaaaatatgatttttgttattttttaatatttttttaaaattaaataatttatttaaattttcatttattaCTCAACTTATTAACTTTTAACTTATATACTTTTGTTAGTTGTGCTTTATCTAAAATCTTAAGAATTTATTTGggtgaaattttaaaaaaatattttttttgaattattttttgttaaaagattttatagaaaaataaaaataattttatatttgaatatttgatataaaaagat
This window contains:
- the LOC112722583 gene encoding DNAJ protein JJJ1 homolog, which translates into the protein MASSSASAKRCHYEVLGLPRDCTPEEIRSAYRRLALQRHPDKLVQSGISQSEATAQFQELQHAYEVLSDPKERSWYDSHRSQILFSDPDTLRNSSVPDLFSFFSNTVFSGYSDSGRGFYKVYSDVFDKIHANEINFVKNLGLGVDSIRQAPVMGNLDSPYEQVTAFYGYWLGFSTVMDFCWVDEYDVSAGPNRRSRRLMEEENNKVRKKARREYNDTVRRLAEFVKKRDKRVIDMKMKKEKEELKRKEEQKEKKKRLEKERRERAMAYEEPEWAKVDEGEDGEDDLWFEEAEEGGKKGGEKEFYCVLCGKKFKSEKQWKNHEQSKKHKEKVAEFRDSIEDEDEEVAMDDLESEIEVEGREEKEGLESEEDADHVVEDLEERIRDSLNVAEESTRNGVEPDDDDEEEFYDASHEKEGNVVSVSVDGDDDDDEIGALEAMIAGHKSRKPHASTRKPNAPVPPTQIENEDDGVGPMEYKNRKGARKKRGSKKEKGRKNPEESRTAAVNGDEEHNNNNDDGNGNSHAEESSFQFNVENVINGKENGHDGRDKTSNKPADKRGDAKDTKSKAKTSSKGRKAKGASKNHGNTCETCGEEFESRNKLHKHLGDSGHAKIKGR